The Sesamum indicum cultivar Zhongzhi No. 13 linkage group LG6, S_indicum_v1.0, whole genome shotgun sequence genome has a segment encoding these proteins:
- the LOC105164292 gene encoding adenine phosphoribosyltransferase 4 produces MSVLKADDPRIPAIQSRIRVVPNFPKPGIMFQDITTLLLDPKVFKDTIDLFVERYKSKNISVVAGVEARGFIFGPPIALAIGAKFVPLRKPKKLPGKVFRQEYDLEYGSDCLEMHVGAVAPGERALVVDDLIATGGTLCAAMDLLERAGAEVLECACVIEIPALKGRERLNGKPVYVLVDSQ; encoded by the exons ATGTCAGTTCTCAAAGCCGATGATCCACGTATTCCAGCCATTCAATCAAGAATCCGCGTTGTACCCAACTTCCCGAAACCAG GGATAATGTTTCAAGACATCACCACACTCTTACTCGACCCAAAGGTCTTCAAAGACACCATTGATTTGTTCGTTGAGCGTTATAAAAGCAAGAACATTTCTGTTGTTGCTg GTGTAGAGGCTCGCGGCTTTATATTTGGTCCTCCTATTGCATTAGCAATTGGAGCAAAGTTCGTTCCATTAAGAAAACCAAAGAAACTTCCAG GTAAAGTTTTCAGACAAGAGTATGACTTGGAATATGGAAGCGATTGTCTCGAGATGCATGTTGGAGCGGTGGCTCCTGGTGAGCGTGCCTTGGTAGTTGATGATCTGATTGCTACCGGAGGCACTCTCTGTGCAGCCATGGACTTATTAG aaCGTGCTGGTGCTGAAGTGCTCGAGTGTGCTTGCGTCATCGAAATACCAGCTCTGAAG GGACGTGAGAGATTGAACGGCAAGCCGGTATATGTACTTGTGGACTCGCAATAG
- the LOC105164293 gene encoding LOW QUALITY PROTEIN: uncharacterized protein LOC105164293 (The sequence of the model RefSeq protein was modified relative to this genomic sequence to represent the inferred CDS: inserted 1 base in 1 codon): MATGWMKSLQCKSKALDDVVVHNHHRHSNPKNHHHHHRSLSNSSSCRNSFQSLKDVVETTKESKPKKPKPSKPPQAPPFKRPVSRKPAPGPDPHPTIRTRPGTAESISPSLVELPEGHPSRNVVEIIFHTSWGEKNFSGQVEMVFKVQNLTRTVTRFEEYRELVKSRASCAAKGADGSEDHVRCVADGNEVMRFYCLGATTNGGGAYETCGGAWSFHGGKVSGXGSGVAHENAGGGRGRRAMLVCRVIAGRVCKQLGFDSLLEGRIGYDSAGGDNGELFVFDTRSLLPCFLIIYKL, from the exons ATGGCGACTGGATGGATGAAGTCATTGCAATGCAAGTCAAAAGCATTAGACGACGTCGTTGTTCACAACCACCACCGCCACTCAAACCCTAAAAaccaccaccatcaccacCGCTCGTTGTCCAACTCCTCCAGCTGCAGAAACAGCTTTCAGAGTCTGAAAGACGTAGTGGAAACCACCAAAGAGTCCAAACCCAAGAAGCCGAAGCCATCAAAACCGCCTCAAGCGCCGCCGTTTAAACGACCCGTTTCAAGAAAGCCCGCACCCGGACCTGACCCGCATCCCACCATCAGAACCAGGCCGGGTACCGCCGAATCAATCTCTCCGTCGCTCGTGGAGCTTCCCGAAGGCCACCCGTCGCGTAATGTGGTGGAGATAATCTTCCACACCAGCTGGGGGGAGAAGAATTTCTCGGGTCAGGTGGAAATGGTGTTCAAGGTCCAGAATTTGACCAGGACGGTGACCCGGTTCGAGGAGTACCGTGAATTGGTGAAATCCCGGGCGAGCTGCGCAGCCAAGGGCGCCGACGGCAGCGAGGACCACGTGCGGTGCGTTGCAGATGGGAATGAGGTTATGAGGTTTTATTGCCTCGGAGCCACCACTAATGGAGGCGGCGCGTACGAGACCTGCGGCGGCGCGTGGTCATTTCACGGCGGTAAAGTTTCGG CGGGGAGTGGTGTGGCTCATGAGAATGCGGGTGGTGGGAGAGGGCGGAGGGCCATGCTGGTTTGCCGGGTCATAGCGGGTCGGGTTTGTAAGCAACTGGGGTTTGACTCGCTGCTTGAAGGGCGAATCGGGTACGACTCAGCTGGTGGGGATAACGGAGAATTGTTTGTATTTGACACCCGCTCGTTGTTACCGTGTTTCCTGATCATCTACAAATTGTAA